A genomic window from Nitrospira sp. includes:
- a CDS encoding sigma-54-dependent Fis family transcriptional regulator encodes MSGTKHKVFTILLVEDDAGDVDMFLRTVEHELPRHEDEQVTLVINATAEGALERLQQQPIDLIIADVRLPGMSGIELLRRVQDLNRRIPVIIVSWVHAIETVIDAMRHGAFDYIVKPYDTMDLSARIHRAMRMSEILLQASPDEPAAPRIPFKNLVGVSSPIRNVMAMIEAIARVPSTTLIIGETGTGKELIAKAIHERSLDSDGPFQVVDCTTFSEGTVESELFGHVRGAFTGAVADRTGLIESGSHGTVFLDEIGDLPANLQAKLLRVLEAGEVRAVGSTQQRKVNVRFIAATNQDLAEKVKRNEFRKDLFFRLNVMVIRVPPLRERTEDIPVLARHFIARYAKEFTKRVEDLHPSAVTELVAYPWPGNVRELRNVMERAVMLAKGDRIGIADVAGMLAVPDERQREAPEEDYLHLPYAKAKEQVLEAFNRRYISTKLTIHQGNVTHAAQDAGLPRSYFHEIMRRYTKDEK; translated from the coding sequence ATGTCAGGCACCAAGCACAAAGTCTTCACGATCCTGCTGGTCGAGGACGACGCGGGAGACGTGGACATGTTCTTGCGCACGGTCGAGCATGAACTGCCCCGCCATGAGGATGAGCAGGTCACGCTGGTCATCAACGCCACGGCCGAGGGCGCGCTGGAGCGGCTGCAACAGCAACCGATCGATCTGATCATCGCCGACGTGCGGCTGCCGGGCATGAGCGGAATCGAACTCCTGCGGCGGGTACAGGACCTGAACCGGCGTATCCCCGTCATCATCGTCAGCTGGGTCCATGCGATCGAGACGGTCATTGACGCGATGCGCCATGGAGCATTCGACTACATCGTGAAGCCCTACGACACGATGGATCTGTCGGCGCGCATTCATCGGGCCATGCGCATGTCGGAAATCCTCCTGCAGGCCTCACCGGACGAGCCTGCCGCGCCACGCATTCCCTTCAAGAACCTGGTAGGTGTGAGCTCCCCGATCAGAAACGTGATGGCCATGATCGAAGCCATCGCCCGGGTCCCCTCCACCACACTGATCATCGGGGAAACCGGCACGGGTAAGGAATTGATCGCCAAGGCGATTCACGAGCGCAGTCTCGATAGCGACGGCCCGTTCCAGGTTGTCGACTGCACCACCTTCTCGGAAGGCACCGTGGAGAGTGAGTTGTTCGGCCATGTCCGCGGCGCATTCACCGGCGCAGTGGCGGACCGAACCGGCTTGATCGAGTCAGGCAGCCACGGCACCGTCTTTCTCGACGAAATCGGCGACCTCCCCGCCAATCTGCAGGCGAAACTCCTGCGTGTGCTGGAAGCCGGGGAAGTGCGGGCGGTCGGCAGCACCCAGCAGCGGAAGGTGAACGTCCGCTTTATCGCCGCGACCAATCAGGACCTGGCTGAGAAGGTAAAGCGGAACGAGTTCCGGAAAGACCTGTTCTTTCGCCTCAATGTCATGGTGATCCGCGTACCGCCTCTCCGTGAACGGACGGAAGATATCCCCGTGCTCGCCCGACACTTCATTGCACGCTATGCCAAGGAGTTTACGAAACGCGTGGAGGATCTCCATCCCTCCGCCGTCACAGAGCTCGTCGCTTACCCATGGCCGGGGAATGTCCGGGAATTACGAAACGTGATGGAACGGGCGGTCATGCTCGCCAAGGGCGACCGCATCGGTATCGCGGACGTCGCCGGCATGCTCGCCGTGCCAGACGAGCGACAGCGCGAGGCCCCCGAAGAAGACTATCTCCACCTGCCGTATGCGAAAGCCAAGGAACAGGTCCTGGAGGCCTTCAACCGTCGGTACATCTCGACCAAACTGACGATCCATCAGGGGAACGTCACCCATGCCGCCCAGGACGCCGGCCTACCACGTTCCTACTTCCACGAGATCATGCGCCGCTATACAAAAGACGAAAAATAG
- a CDS encoding calcium:proton antiporter has product MLPLTTPTQHESSVLHFPNRNTPKPTGWTLGEWLLLLPVGTAALFFHSGHEWLSDLSNPIRLSAILGWLLLVIILSAFAVLRHAEHLAERLGEPMGTVILTLSVTGIEVMMITAFMYTGNGNASLARDAMFAVVMIVLNGMVGLSLLLGGLRYHEQTYNLQGANAFLAVIVPLAVLGLVLPSYTISSPGPTFSPHQSTFLIVMSLGLYGVFLAIQNLRHRDYFVAPRSQSKRKMALLHQTEQAPKTPVWRHTLLLVAYLLPLVILSEHVATPIDYTLRLWNAPHALGGVLVAGLVLAPESLGAVRAALANQLQRSVNILLGSVLASISLTIPAVLAIGFFTESTIILGIDTVDTILLVLTFVVSMLTFAVRRTNVLLGAVHLLLFLAYLMLIFEK; this is encoded by the coding sequence ATGTTGCCTCTCACCACACCCACTCAACATGAGTCTTCGGTCCTCCACTTCCCGAATCGCAACACCCCAAAGCCGACCGGCTGGACGCTTGGAGAATGGCTCCTGCTCCTGCCTGTCGGAACTGCCGCCCTGTTCTTTCACTCTGGCCATGAGTGGCTAAGCGACCTCTCTAACCCCATTCGATTGAGCGCCATCCTCGGCTGGCTCCTGCTCGTGATTATTCTCTCCGCCTTTGCGGTCCTTCGTCATGCGGAGCACCTTGCGGAGCGGCTCGGCGAACCGATGGGAACCGTCATTCTGACCTTGTCGGTCACCGGAATCGAAGTGATGATGATTACAGCCTTTATGTATACGGGCAACGGGAATGCGTCGCTCGCGCGTGACGCCATGTTTGCGGTGGTCATGATCGTGCTGAACGGCATGGTCGGCCTCTCCCTCCTGCTCGGGGGCCTGCGGTACCACGAACAGACCTACAATCTACAAGGGGCGAACGCGTTCCTCGCAGTCATTGTCCCGTTGGCGGTGTTGGGGCTCGTGCTGCCAAGTTATACGATTTCCTCCCCCGGTCCGACATTTTCCCCCCATCAATCCACCTTTCTCATCGTGATGTCCTTGGGGTTGTATGGTGTGTTTCTCGCGATTCAGAATCTGCGCCACCGCGACTACTTCGTGGCACCCCGGAGCCAGAGCAAGCGAAAAATGGCCTTGCTCCATCAGACTGAACAGGCCCCGAAGACACCTGTCTGGCGCCATACACTCCTCCTGGTGGCCTACCTGCTTCCGCTCGTCATTCTCTCGGAACATGTGGCGACACCGATCGATTACACACTTCGCCTGTGGAATGCCCCCCATGCGTTAGGCGGTGTGCTGGTCGCCGGGCTCGTGCTGGCCCCCGAATCTCTTGGCGCGGTCCGGGCCGCTCTGGCCAATCAATTGCAGCGCTCCGTCAATATTCTCCTTGGATCGGTGCTCGCGAGTATCAGCCTCACCATTCCAGCCGTCCTCGCTATCGGCTTCTTTACTGAATCCACCATCATTCTCGGGATCGACACAGTCGATACCATCCTCCTGGTCCTGACCTTCGTGGTCAGCATGCTGACCTTTGCCGTCAGACGCACCAATGTCCTGCTCGGAGCCGTCCACCTGCTCCTGTTCCTGGCCTACCTCATGCTGATTTTTGAGAAATAG
- the sugE gene encoding quaternary ammonium compound efflux SMR transporter SugE → MAWTLLCVAGLFEICWAIGLKYTEGFTRPWPTVGTLVAMAASFGCLAQALKTIPVGTGYAVWTGIGAAGTAVLGMVLFAETASIIKVLSLLCIVLGIIGLRSTS, encoded by the coding sequence ATGGCGTGGACGTTACTCTGTGTCGCCGGACTTTTTGAAATCTGTTGGGCCATCGGGTTGAAGTACACCGAAGGATTTACCCGGCCGTGGCCCACAGTGGGAACATTGGTCGCCATGGCGGCGAGCTTCGGCTGCCTGGCTCAAGCCTTGAAAACGATCCCCGTGGGAACGGGGTATGCGGTATGGACAGGTATCGGCGCGGCAGGCACCGCCGTCCTCGGCATGGTCCTCTTCGCAGAAACTGCCTCGATCATCAAAGTGCTCTCGCTGCTTTGCATCGTCCTCGGCATCATCGGACTCAGAAGCACGTCCTGA
- a CDS encoding efflux RND transporter permease subunit, with the protein MLSSLLQMSLRQRVLVVVLALALALGGIYSFQTIPIDAFPDVTTVLVQVVTKTPGLSPEEIERFVTFPLELQLTGSPGLVEVRSLSKVGLSMIDVIFEDTVDIYLARQVVLERILEVQDQLPPGSLSQLVPNTTGLGEVFQYFLKGPQDDTAGTQLSESELMNRRTLQDWLIRPLLKGLPDVVDVNSLGGFVKEFQVMVEPGLLRKYNLALHDVFRAVEQNNANAGGNILEKNAERFIVRGVGLIKTLADIEQIVVKEEGGTPVYVRDVAEVRVGHAIRHGAAVINGKHEAVTGIVLMLRGGNAREVVQAVKTKIDDIHQHKLLPGGLRIVPFYDRIELITSALNTVYKALFEGVVLVVVVLFLFLGNVRSALIVTATLILTPLATFIVMDRVGLTANLMSLGGLVIAIGMMVDGSVVVVENVYRHLSEHRDSSTGKTSLILQAAMEVGQPVVFGILIIIIVFFPILSLQGMEGKMFQPLAYTIIIALLISLLLSLTLSPVLCSLVLKDPKEEDTFLLRWVKRGYLPTLEWALGHRTAVLALALSLLAGSLALFPFLGGEFIPILNEGSVTPQTIRLPGISLEKSIEIEKEMQRAVLEFPEARMVVSKIGRTELGNDPQEPNASDPVVSLAPMDQWKTASTKSQLDDAIRRRLQQIPGANFLISQPIQQRVDELVSGVRSEATVKVIGEDLDILRSTAEKIQGIMNGIQGVKDVRVEQLFGQSYLTIDIDRGKIARHGINVAQIREIITTAIGADAATRVYEGQRRFDLILRFPEQYRDSVDTIGNILLTTAAGALIPLGDIAKVELREGPALISREGLQRRIYVGFNTFGRDIESIVHEAQTKIDRQVQLPTGYRLLWGGSFENMQRAMARLKIIVPITIGVIFLILFSSFNSLRHAALIILNLPFALIGGIAALWLTGEYLSVPASVGFINLFGVAVLNGIVLVSYINKLRDEGMNQGEAVVTGCTLRLRPVLMTAVVALLGLLPLALSHGIGSEVQRPLAIVVIGGLVSSTLLTLIVLPVLYQWFDRPDKPAALEEEPAR; encoded by the coding sequence ATGTTATCGTCGCTGCTGCAAATGTCCCTCCGCCAACGTGTCCTGGTGGTCGTCCTGGCCCTGGCCCTGGCCCTCGGAGGTATCTACTCGTTCCAAACCATTCCCATCGACGCCTTTCCCGATGTCACGACCGTCCTGGTCCAGGTCGTGACGAAAACGCCCGGGCTCTCTCCCGAAGAAATCGAACGGTTCGTGACGTTTCCCCTCGAACTCCAATTGACCGGCTCACCCGGCCTGGTCGAGGTGCGTTCGCTGTCGAAGGTCGGGCTTTCCATGATCGACGTGATCTTCGAAGACACGGTCGATATCTACCTGGCGCGACAGGTCGTGCTCGAACGCATTCTCGAAGTGCAGGATCAACTGCCGCCCGGTTCTCTGTCCCAGTTGGTCCCCAATACCACCGGGCTGGGCGAAGTCTTTCAATATTTCTTGAAGGGCCCGCAGGACGACACGGCGGGCACTCAGCTCTCCGAGTCCGAATTGATGAACCGGCGCACCCTCCAGGATTGGCTGATCCGCCCGTTGCTCAAGGGACTCCCGGATGTGGTGGACGTGAACTCCCTGGGAGGGTTCGTCAAAGAATTTCAGGTCATGGTCGAGCCGGGACTGCTGCGAAAATACAACCTCGCGCTCCACGATGTGTTCCGGGCGGTCGAACAGAACAATGCCAACGCCGGCGGCAACATTCTGGAAAAGAACGCCGAGCGATTCATCGTCCGGGGGGTCGGTCTCATCAAGACCCTCGCGGACATCGAACAAATCGTCGTGAAAGAAGAGGGCGGTACCCCGGTCTATGTGCGGGACGTGGCCGAAGTTCGCGTGGGGCACGCCATCCGCCACGGCGCGGCCGTCATCAACGGCAAACATGAAGCGGTCACCGGAATCGTGCTCATGCTCCGCGGCGGCAACGCCCGTGAAGTCGTCCAGGCGGTCAAAACCAAAATCGATGACATTCACCAGCACAAGCTGCTCCCCGGCGGACTCCGCATCGTCCCGTTTTACGATCGCATCGAACTGATTACCTCCGCCTTGAACACCGTCTATAAGGCCCTGTTCGAAGGCGTGGTCCTAGTGGTCGTGGTCCTCTTCCTCTTTCTCGGCAATGTCCGCAGCGCCCTCATCGTCACCGCCACCCTGATCCTCACCCCGCTGGCCACCTTCATCGTCATGGATCGGGTCGGGTTGACCGCCAATTTGATGTCGCTGGGCGGGTTGGTCATCGCGATCGGCATGATGGTGGACGGCTCCGTGGTGGTGGTGGAAAACGTCTATCGCCATCTCTCCGAACACCGCGACTCTTCGACCGGCAAGACCTCCTTGATTCTGCAGGCGGCCATGGAAGTGGGACAGCCGGTCGTCTTCGGCATCCTGATCATCATCATCGTCTTTTTTCCGATCCTGTCCTTGCAGGGCATGGAAGGGAAGATGTTTCAGCCGCTGGCCTATACCATCATCATTGCCCTGCTGATCTCCCTGTTGCTGTCGCTGACCCTGTCGCCCGTGCTCTGCTCCCTGGTTCTCAAGGATCCCAAGGAGGAAGACACCTTTCTCCTGCGCTGGGTCAAGCGTGGCTACCTGCCGACGCTCGAATGGGCGCTCGGCCATCGCACCGCCGTGCTCGCACTCGCCCTCAGCCTGCTGGCCGGCAGCCTGGCGCTGTTTCCCTTTCTGGGGGGCGAGTTCATCCCCATCTTGAACGAGGGGTCGGTGACGCCTCAAACCATCCGGCTTCCCGGCATTTCGTTGGAAAAATCCATCGAGATCGAGAAGGAAATGCAGCGAGCGGTGCTGGAGTTCCCGGAAGCCCGCATGGTGGTGTCGAAAATCGGCCGGACTGAATTGGGCAACGATCCTCAGGAGCCGAATGCGAGCGATCCCGTCGTGTCGCTCGCCCCGATGGATCAATGGAAAACCGCCTCGACCAAATCGCAACTCGATGACGCGATCCGCCGTCGCCTGCAACAGATTCCGGGCGCCAATTTCCTGATCAGCCAGCCGATTCAACAGCGTGTCGATGAGCTGGTTTCGGGGGTCCGTTCGGAAGCGACCGTGAAAGTGATCGGCGAAGACCTGGACATTCTGCGCAGCACGGCGGAAAAAATTCAGGGCATCATGAACGGCATTCAAGGGGTCAAGGACGTGCGTGTGGAGCAACTCTTCGGGCAGTCTTACCTGACCATCGATATCGATCGCGGCAAGATCGCCCGCCACGGCATCAATGTCGCCCAGATCCGGGAAATCATTACGACCGCGATCGGCGCCGACGCTGCCACGCGCGTCTACGAAGGGCAGCGCCGCTTCGACCTCATTCTTCGTTTTCCAGAACAATATCGCGACAGCGTCGACACCATCGGCAATATCCTCCTGACCACCGCGGCCGGCGCATTGATTCCGCTGGGTGACATCGCCAAGGTGGAACTGCGCGAAGGCCCGGCACTGATCAGCCGTGAAGGCCTGCAGCGCCGGATCTATGTCGGCTTCAATACGTTCGGCCGCGACATTGAAAGCATCGTGCATGAAGCCCAGACGAAAATCGACCGGCAGGTCCAGTTGCCCACCGGGTACCGGCTGCTCTGGGGCGGTTCATTTGAAAACATGCAGCGGGCGATGGCCCGGCTGAAAATTATTGTCCCGATCACCATCGGCGTCATTTTTCTCATTCTCTTTTCGTCGTTCAACTCGTTGCGTCACGCCGCGTTGATTATTTTGAACCTGCCCTTTGCCCTGATCGGCGGTATCGCCGCCCTGTGGCTGACGGGCGAGTATCTCAGCGTGCCGGCTTCCGTCGGGTTCATCAATCTCTTCGGGGTGGCCGTGCTCAACGGCATCGTCCTGGTCTCATACATCAACAAACTTCGCGACGAGGGCATGAATCAGGGGGAAGCGGTCGTCACCGGTTGCACACTCCGATTGCGCCCCGTGCTGATGACGGCGGTCGTTGCATTGCTCGGGCTGCTTCCATTGGCGCTATCTCACGGCATCGGATCGGAGGTGCAGCGGCCGCTGGCCATCGTGGTGATCGGTGGGTTAGTCAGCTCCACCCTCCTGACCTTGATCGTGCTGCCGGTGCTGTATCAGTGGTTCGATCGACCGGATAAACCGGCAGCGCTGGAAGAGGAACCCGCCCGCTGA
- a CDS encoding efflux RND transporter periplasmic adaptor subunit: MKPAHPHFSTARSHARAYSLRLALTMLLSALPLQFLSGCEGPPPNATGANPPAAATESGLVRLTADKIKSAGIEVQPLTRGEFRTFRDFPGTIEPNEHALAEITTLVRGRVIDVYADLGREVKGGTLLALLYSSELGMAQSAYLKATAKLNVADRAFRRAELLLKEKVIGVAELQRREGEMISLRAEQRETRDRLLILGLTDEDLRNLDRNHTIRSHVPVVAPFDGRIIARNLTKGEVVETTEKLFVVADLSEVWVTAKIPEKDIPYIQADLEGDGQAVEVHVTAYPGQIFQGRITYVGDVLDPATRTMRLRLELSNPERKLKPSMYATVRVYSEPQPETLLIPETAVQRDRDRQFVFVQREPGVFEVRDVQLGESNGKQVKVFGGVQEQEAVVVKGSYVLKSELFGSQI, translated from the coding sequence ATGAAACCAGCCCATCCACACTTCAGCACAGCCCGGAGCCATGCACGCGCCTATTCTCTGCGATTGGCCTTGACGATGCTGCTTAGCGCATTGCCCTTGCAGTTCCTCTCCGGATGCGAAGGCCCGCCCCCCAACGCCACGGGGGCCAATCCGCCCGCCGCTGCGACCGAGAGCGGCCTCGTCCGGCTGACGGCCGACAAAATCAAATCGGCCGGCATCGAAGTGCAACCGCTGACGCGGGGAGAATTTCGCACCTTTCGCGATTTCCCCGGCACCATCGAACCAAATGAGCACGCCCTGGCGGAAATCACGACGCTGGTCCGCGGGCGGGTCATCGACGTCTATGCCGACCTGGGCCGAGAGGTCAAAGGGGGTACTCTGTTGGCCCTGCTCTACAGCAGCGAACTGGGTATGGCCCAGTCGGCCTACCTCAAGGCGACCGCCAAACTGAATGTCGCCGATCGAGCCTTCCGGCGGGCAGAGCTGCTTCTGAAGGAAAAAGTCATCGGTGTGGCTGAACTGCAACGCCGCGAGGGGGAAATGATCAGCCTTCGCGCCGAACAACGGGAAACGCGGGACCGCCTCCTGATCCTGGGACTCACCGACGAGGATTTGCGCAATCTGGATCGCAATCACACCATCCGGTCACACGTCCCGGTGGTCGCTCCCTTCGACGGCCGGATCATCGCCCGGAATCTGACCAAGGGCGAGGTCGTGGAAACCACGGAAAAACTGTTTGTCGTCGCCGACCTCTCGGAGGTCTGGGTGACCGCGAAAATTCCGGAAAAGGATATTCCGTATATCCAGGCCGACCTGGAGGGAGACGGACAGGCCGTGGAAGTGCACGTGACCGCCTATCCGGGACAGATCTTTCAGGGTCGGATCACCTATGTCGGAGACGTACTCGATCCGGCCACCCGCACCATGCGGCTGCGGCTCGAACTGTCCAACCCCGAACGCAAACTGAAACCCTCGATGTATGCCACCGTCCGCGTGTATTCAGAACCGCAACCGGAAACACTCCTGATTCCCGAAACGGCCGTGCAGCGAGACCGTGACCGCCAATTCGTCTTCGTTCAACGTGAACCGGGGGTCTTCGAAGTCCGCGACGTCCAATTGGGGGAATCCAACGGCAAGCAGGTCAAGGTCTTCGGCGGCGTCCAGGAACAGGAGGCCGTCGTCGTGAAGGGCTCCTACGTCCTCAAATCCGAGTTGTTCGGCTCCCAGATCTGA
- a CDS encoding TolC family protein yields the protein MNYADRRGPMHEPQPQSEAGKGRVCGPQLGATFMPQRSMPWDKRPAPALRYDGLVVAFALLACLFVVLLSPASSLAADRATAPPPGSSDPVYSLEAVLNFALTRNPTVASAEGTIDQNRGQQVAAYTYLNPSVSANSGVGRMRDLGLFDPAVRERVTEFNLSVGQPIEWPSKRAARQRASEAGVAAASAGLAETQLNLVADVKVAFYDLLLAQRALVLAQQNLATVEDVDKAVRTRVRLGESPQFEAIRSGVEVLKANQSLTRAANRVRVNRVMLDTLTAGSLGPTYAIDGQLHRVGPGFGIDILTERALTQHPTIVRLRKSVEQADHSLEFERQARVPNITIGGSYWREIGREAFTGGVTFPTPVWDRRQGEIISAFGSKRKGEAEFLRARNELIRNVSQHFQDAKTTADMIEVYEKGLLKQADEALRIAKFSFQQGASSLIEVLDAQRVQRQILLDYAQAQFDLSMSLALLERAVGGAL from the coding sequence ATGAACTATGCAGATCGACGCGGACCGATGCACGAGCCGCAGCCGCAATCAGAAGCCGGAAAAGGCCGAGTATGCGGACCACAGCTCGGCGCGACCTTCATGCCTCAACGATCCATGCCATGGGACAAACGACCGGCGCCGGCGCTCAGATACGACGGACTGGTCGTCGCCTTCGCCCTCCTTGCGTGTCTATTCGTCGTGCTCTTGAGTCCGGCCTCCAGCCTTGCCGCCGACCGGGCAACCGCACCGCCCCCGGGGTCGTCCGATCCGGTCTATTCGCTGGAGGCGGTGCTGAATTTCGCGTTGACGCGCAATCCTACCGTTGCCAGCGCGGAGGGCACGATCGATCAGAACCGTGGACAACAGGTGGCCGCGTACACCTATCTCAACCCCTCGGTCAGCGCGAACAGCGGCGTCGGCAGGATGCGCGACCTGGGACTCTTCGATCCGGCGGTGCGTGAGCGGGTGACGGAATTCAATCTGAGCGTCGGACAACCGATCGAGTGGCCGTCAAAGCGCGCGGCCCGCCAGCGCGCCAGTGAAGCCGGCGTCGCCGCCGCCTCGGCCGGACTGGCGGAAACGCAGCTCAATTTGGTCGCCGACGTCAAGGTCGCCTTTTACGATCTTCTCCTGGCTCAGCGCGCGCTGGTCCTCGCACAGCAGAATCTGGCCACCGTGGAGGATGTCGACAAGGCGGTACGGACCCGGGTACGCCTGGGGGAGAGTCCGCAGTTCGAAGCGATTCGCTCCGGAGTGGAAGTATTGAAAGCCAATCAGTCGCTGACGAGAGCGGCCAATCGAGTGCGGGTCAATCGGGTGATGCTCGATACCCTGACGGCCGGTTCACTCGGGCCGACGTACGCCATCGACGGGCAACTCCACCGTGTGGGCCCGGGATTCGGCATCGACATTCTGACCGAGCGCGCGCTCACCCAACATCCGACGATCGTGCGCCTGCGCAAGTCGGTCGAGCAGGCCGACCATAGCCTGGAGTTCGAACGTCAGGCCCGTGTGCCGAATATCACGATCGGAGGCAGCTACTGGCGGGAAATCGGTCGGGAAGCCTTCACCGGCGGCGTCACATTCCCCACTCCCGTGTGGGATCGGCGGCAGGGCGAAATCATCTCGGCCTTCGGAAGTAAACGCAAAGGCGAAGCTGAATTTCTTCGTGCGCGAAATGAATTGATCCGAAACGTCAGCCAGCATTTTCAGGATGCGAAAACGACTGCGGATATGATCGAGGTCTATGAAAAGGGGCTCTTGAAACAGGCCGATGAAGCGCTGCGAATCGCGAAGTTCAGCTTCCAGCAGGGGGCCTCCAGCCTCATCGAAGTGCTCGACGCCCAACGGGTGCAGCGTCAGATTTTGCTGGACTACGCCCAGGCCCAATTCGATCTCTCCATGTCACTCGCGCTCCTGGAACGTGCCGTGGGAGGCGCTCTGTAA